In Haematobia irritans isolate KBUSLIRL chromosome 1, ASM5000362v1, whole genome shotgun sequence, a genomic segment contains:
- the E(spl)malpha-BFM gene encoding enhancer of split malpha, Bearded family member translates to MCQQMETTTTTNKMKSNSYSIKKVLKTFFKKHQKQQMPICHNDNCSTSTGYSSCSNTSYENLENYRNMQAEHQQYLTEIDDNAANEKLADMCCEDDEEDIYVPVRFARTEAGTFFWTTNLQPVTSTIMPAVDEDLVQPAYCYSNYQYPLMQFQDRWAQA, encoded by the coding sequence ATGTGCCAACAAATGGAAACTaccacaacaacaaacaaaatgaagaGCAACAGTTATAGCATCAAGAAAGTATTGAAGACTTTCTTTAAAAagcatcaaaaacaacaaatgccaATTTGTCACAATGATAATTGCTCCACATCTACCGGTTACTCAAGCTGCTCTAACACATCatatgaaaatttggaaaattatcgTAACATGCAAGCCGAACATCAACAATACTTAACCGAAATCGATGACAATGCTGCAAATGAGAAATTAGCCGATATGTGCTGTGAAGATGATGAAGAGGATATTTATGTTCCAGTAAGATTTGCTCGCACTGAGGCAGGTACATTCTTCTGGACTACCAATTTGCAACCAGTAACCAGCACCATTATGCCAGCTGTTGATGAGGATTTAGTACAACCAGCATACTGTTACAGTAACTATCAATATCCCCTGATGCAATTCCAAGATCGTTGGGCTCAAGCCTAA